A stretch of the Notamacropus eugenii isolate mMacEug1 chromosome 2, mMacEug1.pri_v2, whole genome shotgun sequence genome encodes the following:
- the LOC140522674 gene encoding putative olfactory receptor 2W6 has translation MEAVNETSEEYFILIGFSDRPMLETILFIVNLIFYFFAVTGNSTIILLSLLDPRLHTPMYFFLSNLSLLDLCYTTSSIPQMLVNLWGPRKTITYIGCVVQLFAFLSVGGIECILLSFMAYDRFVAVCKPLHYMVIMHPQLCLQLAAFAWLSGIANSILMSPLTLSLGRCGHRRINHFVCEMPALIRISCVNTSRVEGLAFFLAIPIVLVPLTMILVSYGYIAAAVYNIKSAAGRKKAFNTCSSHMIVVSLFYSSIIYMYMQPGNVASQDQGKFLTLFYCLVTPTLNPFIYTLRNKEVKGAMRKVLGNGPDLH, from the coding sequence ATGGAAGCAGTCAATGAGACCTCTGAAGAATATTTCATCTTAATAGGTTTCTCTGACCGGCCAATGCTTGAGACAATCCTCTTTATTGTCAAtctaattttttacttttttgctgTTACCGGCAATTCAACCATCATACTGCTCTCCCTCCTGGACCCCCGACTTCAcactcccatgtacttcttcctcagTAACTTGTCTCTTTTGGATCTTTGCTACACAACCAGTAGTATTCCCCAGATGTTAGTAAATCTCTGGGGTCCCAGAAAAACCATCACCTATATAGGCTGTGTGGTTcaactttttgcctttctctcaGTGGGAGGTATTGAATGCATTCTCCTCTCTTTCATGGCCTATGACCGTTTTGTAGCAGTCTGCAAACCCCTCCACTATATGGTCATCATGCACCCACAGCTGTGCTTACAACTGGCTGCCTTTGCCTGGCTTAGTGGCATTGCCAACTCGATTCTGATGTCTCCACTCACCTTGTCACTTGGGCGTTGTGGTCACCGGCGTATCAACCACTTTGTATGTGAGATGCCAGCTTTGATACGGATTTCCTGTGTCAACACTAGTAGAGTGGAGGGCCTGGCCTTCTTCCTAGCCATCCCTATTGTGTTGGTGCCCCTCACCATGATCCTGGTCTCCTATGGGTACATTGCTGCTGCTGTGTATAATATCAAGTCAGCAGCTGGGAGGAAGAAAGCCTTCAACacttgttcctcacacatgattgTTGTATCACTGTTCTACAGCAGCATCATCTACATGTACATGCAGCCAGGCAATGTAGCCAGCCAGGACCAAGGCAAGTTCCTTACACTTTTCTATTGTCTGGTGACTCCTACCTTGAACCCTTTCATATACACTCTGAGGAACAAAGAAGTTAAAGGGGCAATGAGAAAGGTCCTGGGGAATGGCCCAGACCTACATTGA